The following coding sequences are from one Lycium ferocissimum isolate CSIRO_LF1 chromosome 3, AGI_CSIRO_Lferr_CH_V1, whole genome shotgun sequence window:
- the LOC132049570 gene encoding laccase-17-like, with protein MTMFIIAFLVLCLIPQPAQAITRHYEFNITMQNVTRLCHTKSIVTVNGKFPGPRIVTREGDRLLIKVTNHVPNNITIHWHGVRQLRSGWADGPAYITQCPIQTGQTYVYNYTIVGQRGTLWWHAHISWLRSTLYGPLIILPKKNVSYPFVKPYKEVPIIFGEWFNADPEAIISQALQTGGGPNVSDAYTINGLPGLLYNCSAKDTFKLKVRPGKTYLLRMINAALNDELFFSIANHTLTVVDVDAIYIKPFETETIRITPGQTTNVLLKTKSEYPDATFLMSARPYVTGQGTFDNSTVAGILEYESPTLHSTKTMKILPMFKPILPPLNDTSFATNFSKRLRSLANSQFPANVPQNVDKHLFFTVGLGTNPCDKNQTCQGPNGTKFAASINNVSFVQPTTALLQSHFFGQSKSVYRPYFPVNPLNWFNYTGNPPNNTMVNNDTKVLVLPFNTSVELVMQDTSILGVESHPLHIHGFNFFVVGQGFGNFDSNKDPANFNLIDPVERNTIGVPSGGWVALRFLADNPGVWFMHCHLEVHTSWGLKMAWLVLDGKLPNQKLLPPPSDLPKC; from the exons ATGACAATGTTCATAATTGCTTTTCTGGTATTATGTCTCATCCCTCAGCCTGCACAAGCCATCACCAGACACTATGAGTTCAAT ATTACAATGCAAAATGTCACAAGATTGTGCCATACAAAGAGCATAGTGACAGTCAATGGAAAATTCCCGGGGCCTCGTATAGTGACAAGGGAGGGTGATCGTCTCCTTATAAAAGTCACCAACCATGTTCCCAACAATATTACCATTCATTG GCATGGAGTTAGACAACTTCGTAGTGGATGGGCAGATGGACCCGCATATATAACACAATGCCCCATTCAAACTGGCCAAACTTATGTATACAACTACACAATTGTTGGCCAACGAGGGACTTTGTGGTGGCATGCACATATTTCATGGCTAAGATCTACTCTTTATGGTCCTCTTATTATCCTTCCTAAGAAGAATGTCTCTTACCCTTTTGTCAAACCATACAAGGAAGTCCCTATCATCTTTG gAGAATGGTTCAATGCTGATCCTGAGGCCATCATTAGCCAAGCTCTACAAACTGGTGGAGGCCCAAATGTCTCTGATGCCTACACCATCAATGGCCTTCCAGGGCTCTTGTACAATTGCTCTGCAAAAG ATACATTCAAGCTAAAGGTTAGGCCAGGGAAAACATACCTTCTTCGTATGATCAATGCTGCACTAAATGACGAACTTTTCTTCAGCATTGCAAATCATACACTCACAGTAGTTGATGTTGATGCAATATACATTAAACCTTTTGAGACTGAAACAATACGTATAACACCAGGACAAACTACAAAtgttcttttaaaaaccaaatctGAATACCCTGATGCCACTTTTCTCATGAGTGCTAGGCCCTATGTCACTGGCCAAGGCACTTTTGACAACTCTACAGTTGCTGGAATTCTTGAATACGAATCGCCAACACTTCATTCGACTAAAACAATGAAGATACTTCCCATGTTTAAGCCTATTTTACCTCCGCTAAATGACACTTCCTTTGCTACTAATTTCAGTAAGAGGCTTCGAAGTTTGGCTAACTCTCAATTTCCTGCTAACGTTCCACAAAATGTTGACAAGCATCTCTTTTTTACAGTAGGGCTTGGAACAAACCCTTGTGACAAAAACCAAACTTGTCAAGGTCCTAACGGGACCAAATTTGCAGCGTCGATAAACAACGTGTCATTCGTACAACCTACAACTGCTTTGCTCCAATCTCATTTCTTTGGACAATCAAAGAGTGTTTATAGGCCTTATTTTCCTGTTAATCCTTTGAATTGGTTCAATTATACTGGGAATCCTCCAAATAACACAATGGTTAACAATGATACTAAAGTTTTGGTACTTCCATTTAATACAAGTGTTGAGCTAGTTATGCAAGACACAAGCATTCTTGGTGTTGAAAGTCATCCCCTTCACATTCATGGCTTCAATTTCTTTGTTGTTGGCCAAGGTTTTGGTAATTTTGATTCTAATAAGGATCCTGCTAACTTCAATCTCATTGACCCTGTGGAGAGGAACACTATAGGTGTGCCATCCGGCGGTTGGGTCGCTCTTCGATTTTTAGCTGATAATCCAG GTGTTTGGTTCATGCATTGTCACTTGGAAGTGCATACAAGTTGGGGATTGAAGATGGCATGGCTTGTTTTAGATGgaaagcttccaaatcagaaaCTCCTTCCTCCTCCATCTGATCTCCCAAAATGCTGA
- the LOC132048652 gene encoding uncharacterized mitochondrial protein AtMg00810-like, producing MATEIEALEENHTWSLVDKPPGCTIIGSRWVHSVKLTVDGKIDRYKARLVAQGYKHEYDIDYEETFTLVVDDDDAYVEIFVSYCRRSLLASSSDGFAGITILFLYVDDIIITRDDIDGVAQLKSFLHASFKMKDLGPFTYFLGLEVGYTPSGITLGQQKYASEVVALSGWTNTKVVLTPMEVNTKYGRDDGERFPDHTLYRRLVGSLVYLMMTRPDISYAVQLLSQFVSCPTRIHYSALLRVIRYVWGTVSRSLFFPSVSTCQLEGYSDADWAGCPDSRRLITGWCMFLGSSLVSWKCKKQTRTSKSSTEAEYRSMSAASSEIVWLRRIFLYRFGDSEGHVVQCRSSLHA from the exons ATGGCTACCGAAATTGAAGCTTTGGAGGAGAATCATACTTGGAGTTTGGTTGATAAACCTCCTGGATGTACAATTATCGGTAGTCGATGGGTGCACTCAGTTAAGCTTACTGTTGATGGAAAGATTGATCGATATAAAGCACGATTGGTTGCTCAAGGGTACAAGCATGAATACGACATTGATTATGAGGAGACATTTACCCTGGTTGTTGATGACGACGATGCGTACGTAGAAATATTCGTTAGCTATTGTCGTCGCTCGCTTTTGGCATCTTCATCAGATGGAT TTGCAGGTATTACTATACTTTTCTTGTATGTGGATGACATCATTATTACACGAGATGATATTGACGGTGTTGCTCAGTTGAAATCATTTCTTCATGCTTCATTTAAGATGAAGGATTTGGGTCCTTTCACATACTTTCTGGGTTTGGAGGTTGGGTATACCCCTTCTGGTATTACGTTGGGCCAACAGAAGTATGCGTCTGAGGTAGTTGCTTTGTCTGGTTGGACTAATACAAAGGTGGTTCTTACGCCAATGGAGGTTAACACCAAGTATGGTAGAGACGATGGTGAGCGTTTTCCCGATCACACACTTTATAGGAGGTTGGTTGGTTCACTTGTGTACTTGATGATGACTAGGCCGGATATCTCCTATGCAGTTCAGCTATTGAGCCAGTTTGTTTCATGCCCTACCCGTATTCATTATTCGGCTTTGCTTCGTGTGATTCGATATGTTTGGGGGACAGTTTCACGTAGCTTATTCTTTCCATCAGTTTCTACATGTCAATTAGAGGGGTATTCTGACGCTGACTGGGCTGGTTGTCCCGACTCTAGGCGATTGATTACGGGATGGTGTATGTTTCTTGGCTCATCGCTGGTTTCTTGGAAGTGTAAGAAGCAGACTCGCACATCCAAGTCGAGCACTGAGGCTGAATATCGCTCTATGTCAGCTGCTAGCTCAGAGATTGTTTGGCTTCGTCGAATTTTTCTATATCGATTTGGGGATTCTGAAGGTCACGTAGTCCAGTGTCGATCCTCATTGCATGCATAA
- the LOC132049571 gene encoding laccase-17-like — MSSTFPPLVPMAIFFIAFLALCLIPQPAQAITRHYEFNITMQNVTRLCHTKSIVTVNGKFPGPRIVTREGDRLLIKVTNHVPNNITIHWHGVRQLRNGWADGPAYITQCPIQTGQTYVYNYTIIGQRGTLWWHAHISWLRSTLYGPLIILPKKNVSYPFVKPFKEVPIIFGEWFNADPEAIISQALQTGGGPNVSDAYTINGLPGLLYNCSVKDTFKLKVKPGKTYLLRLINAALNDELFFSIANHTLTIVEADALYVKPFETETVLITPGQTTNVLLKTKSEYPSATFLMSARPYVTGQGTFDNSTVAGILEYESPILHSTKSMNKLPLFKPILPPLNDTSFAANFSKRFRSLANSQFPAKVPQNVDKHFFFTVGLGTNPCDKNQTCQGPNGTKFAASINNVSFVQPTTALLQSHFFGQSKGVYRPYFPVNPLNWFNYTGNPPNNTMVNNDTKVLVLPFNTSVELIMQDTSILGAESHPLHLHGFNFFVVGQGFGNFDPNKDPANFNLIDPVERNTIGVPSGGWVAIRFLADNPGVWFMHCHFDVHTSWGLKMAWLVLDGKLPNQKLLPPPSDLPQC; from the exons ATGTCTTCTACTTTTCCACCATTAGTTCCCATGgcaattttctttattgcttttCTTGCATTATGTCTCATCCCTCAGCCTGCACAAGCCATCACTAGACACTATGAGTTCAAT ATTACAATGCAAAATGTGACAAGATTGTGCCATACTAAGAGCATAGTGACAGTCAATGGAAAATTCCCAGGGCCTCGTATTGTGACCAGGGAGGGTGATCGTCTCCTTATAAAAGTCACCAACCATGTTCCTAACAATATTACCATTCACTG GCATGGAGTTAGACAGCTTCGTAATGGATGGGCAGATGGACCTGCATATATAACACAATGTCCCATTCAAACTGGCCAAACTTATGTATACAACTATACAATTATTGGCCAAAGAGGGACTTTATGGTGGCATGCACATATTTCATGGCTAAGATCTACTCTTTATGGTCCTCTAATTATCCTTCCTAAGAAAAATGTCTCTTACCCTTTTGTCAAACCATTCAAGGAAGTGCCTATCATCTTTG GAGAATGGTTCAATGCTGATCCTGAAGCCATCATTAGTCAAGCTTTACAAACTGGTGGAGGACCAAATGTCTCTGATGCCTACACCATCAATGGCCTTCCAGGGCTTTTGTACAATTGCTCTGTAAAAG ATACATTCAAGCTAAAGGTTAAGCCAGGAAAAACATACCTTCTACGCCTGATCAATGCTGCACTCAATGATGAACTTTTCTTCAGCATTGCAAATCATACACTCACAATAGTTGAAGCTGATGCATTATATGTCAAACCATTTGAGACCGAAACAGTACTTATAACACCAGGACAAACCACAAATGTTCTCTTAAAAACCAAATCTGAATACCCAAGTGCCACTTTTCTCATGTCTGCTAGACCCTATGTCACCGGACAAGGCACATTTGACAACTCTACAGTTGCTGGAATTCTTGAATACGAATCGCCGATACTTCATTCGACTAAATCAATGAATAAACTTCCCCTGTTTAAGCCTATTTTACCTCCACTAAATGATACTTCATTTGCTGCTAATTTCAGTAAGAGGTTTCGAAGTTTGGCTAACTCCCAATTTCCTGCTAAAGTTCCACAAAATGTTGACAAGCATTTCTTTTTCACAGTAGGCCTTGGCACAAACCCTTGTGACAAAAACCAAACTTGTCAAGGTCCTAACGGGACCAAATTTGCAGCGTCGATAAACAACGTGTCATTCGTACAACCTACAACTGCTTTGCTCCAATCTCATTTCTTTGGACAATCAAAGGGTGTTTATAGACCTTATTTTCCTGTTAATCCTTTGAATTGGTTCAATTATACTGGGAATCCTCCAAATAACACAATGGTTAACAATGATACTAAAGTTTTGGTACTTCCTTTTAATACAAGTGTTGAGCTAATCATGCAAGATACAAGCATTCTTGGTGCCGAAAGTCATCCTCTTCATCTTCACGGCTTCAATTTCTTTGTTGTTGGCCAAGgttttggtaactttgaccctAATAAAGATCCTGCTAACTTCAATCTTATTGACCCTGTGGAGAGGAACACTATAGGTGTGCCATCTGGTGGTTGGGTTGCCATTAGATTTTTAGCAGATAATCCAG GTGTTTGGTTCATGCATTGTCACTTCGATGTGCATACAAGTTGGGGACTGAAGATGGCATGGCTTGTCTTAGATGgaaagcttccaaatcagaaaCTCCTTCCTCCTCCATCTGATCTTCCTCAGTGCTAA